From the Streptomyces sp. Sge12 genome, the window CGGCTGCGGCTCGGGCTGCAGCTGCTGTCGACCGCCAACGCCCTCCCGCAGGAGGAAACCGCCCAGTCCGGATATGGAACCACTCGATGAACGGCCCTGCCCAGTCGCCCGATGACGGATACGAGCGTCCCGGCGGCCAGGCGCGGATACCGGGTCCGCGCGGAGCCGCCGACGATCTCGATCCGGGCCACGCGCCGCAGTCGCTGCCGCTCCCGGGATCGCCGGTGCCGCCGCCCGCGGCACTGCCGGCGCCGGACCGGACGGCGGACTCGACGGGGGACCGCGTGCCGGACCCGGTGCCGGACCCGGTGTCGGACCTCGCGCCTGACGCGGCGATGCCCGAGCCGGTGCTCGATCCGCCACCACCTCCCTCGCACGCCGTGCTGAAGTCCCTGCTCGGGGCATGGGCACTGGCGGCCTGCTCCGCCGAGGAGACCCAGGCGGTCGAGGACCACCTCACCGAGTGCGCGCCCTGCGCGGAGGAGGCGCTGCGGCTGCGCGACGCGGTGGGGCTGCTGCACCCGGAGGAGAACCTCGACCTGAAGCCGCTGCTGCGCTCACGCGTCCTCGAGGACTGCCTGGGCAAGCGGCCGGCCCGCATTCCGGTGCCGGTGTGGGCGAGTCCGTACGACACGGAGACCGCGCGGCTCGATGCGCTGCTGCAGGACTTCGGGGACTCGGAGTGGCACACCCCGGTGCGGCTCAAGTGGTTCGAGGAGGAGCGGCGCAGGTCGCAGCGGACCACGGTGGCAGGGGTCATCGGCCATCTGATGACGGTGGACGGGCTGATCGCCTCCGCGCTGGGGCTGGACGATCCGCTGGGACCGGACGCGCCGAAGGGCGGTCCGACCGTGCGGACGGAACACTTCTGGGGTGCGTCGCCGTACCCGACCACCCGGCAGGTCCGCGACCCGTGGCGGGAGCAGGGCCACACGCTGGTGCGTACGGTCTCCTTCGCCGGCCGGGGAGTCGCCGAGCTGGCCGTGGACTACGGCGGCTTCGCACTGCCGCTCGGGGACGCGTTCCTGGAACGGGCCTTCGAGTGCTGGGTGCACGCGTGGGACATCGCGGAGGCGGTGGACTATCCGTACGAGCCGCCGTCCGGGCCGCACCTGCACGGGATGATCGACCTGGCGGCGCGGCTCCTGCCGGGCGCGCTGGCCCAGCGCAGGCGGGCGGGCCTGGCGGCCCCGGCGCGCGGCCTGGTCGCGGCGGGAGCGCCCGGACGGACCCTGCACCTGGAGATCGAGGGCGCGGGTGGCGGCGGCTGGGACATCGCGCTGGACTCACCGGGAGCGAAACCGTCGCCGGAACGGACGGTCGCGGAGATCGCCCTGGACGGCATCGAGTTCTGCCAGCTGGCCGCGGGCCACATCTCCCCGGAGGAGGCGGCGGTGGGCCAGCACGGGGACCGCGAGGCGATCCGCGACGTCCTGTTCGCGGCGGCGTCGCTGAGCAGGCTCTAGGGGGCGGGTCCGCCGGGGCGGTGGCCAGAGAGGCGCATGGGGGTTTCCTTCCAGGGGCGGGCACGTCGGAGATGCCCGAGCGGGCCGGGCGTGGGCATGCCCCGAGGCGGGCCATCCGGAGCCGCCTGCCGGGTCGGGGGTGCGTCCGATCGCTACGCGCTCCTCACCTCTCAGCGTCTCCAGCCCGTCCTGGGTCGGACATAGGCCGCCCACGGCCTCGGTTCGACGCTCGAGACGCGTCCGGGGCTGGTCAAGGGCTCAGTCGAGGCAGAATTCGTTGCCCTCCGGGTCGGCCATGACGATGATCCCCTCGTCCATGCCGTTGGCCTCGATCCGGTACAGCCGCTTCGCTCCCAGCGCCTCCAGCCGGGTGGCTTCCTCCTCCAGCTTGGCCATCCGCGCGTCGCCCTTCAGGCCGGGTGCTGCGCGGACGTCCAGGTGCAGGCGGTTCTTCGAGGTCTTTCCCTCCGGGACCTGCTGGAAGAAGACCCGCGGCCCCTTGCCGTCCGGATCCGTGATGGCCGACCGGCTGTTGTGCAGTTCGGGAGGCACGCCCCACGCCGTGAGTGCGGTCGGCCAGTCGGGGAACCCTTCGGGCGGCGGCTGGACGCGGTAGCCCAGTGCTTGGGCCCAGAACACCGCCTGCGCACCCGGGTCGGCGCAGTCGTAAGTGACTTGGAATTCCTTGGCCATGATTCCTCCAACCGTCGGTACCTGTCCGTGTCGAGCGTCCCCATCCTCCTCCCGGAGGGGCGGAGTTCAACCCCGTGAGGGGCTGAGTCCTGGGAACATACGGTGCAGTGCCCTCGAAGCCGCATCCGTCCGCCGACTCCCGGAGAGGCCCCACCATCTTGTCCATATGGCCCTCGATCGTTGCCGTGCTCGGTACCCTCGCCGGTGCTCTGGCCGCCGGCTTCCTCCAGCACCGTGCCGCACGCACCGCACGTGCCGAGCTGCGCGCCGACAGCCACCGTCAGGACCAGCTCGGCGCCGTCACCGACTTCGCGGCCGCCCTGGACGCGCACCGCTCGGCGATGTTCCATCGGGAGCGCCTGACCCTGGCCGACGCAGGTGCCGAGCACCGGCTGGAGGCCCAGACGAGGTCCCACGACACCCGAACGGCGATCACCGCGCCCCACATCCGGCTTCAGGTCCTGGTCCCCGAGCTGGCCGGCCCGGC encodes:
- a CDS encoding maleylpyruvate isomerase N-terminal domain-containing protein; this encodes MNGPAQSPDDGYERPGGQARIPGPRGAADDLDPGHAPQSLPLPGSPVPPPAALPAPDRTADSTGDRVPDPVPDPVSDLAPDAAMPEPVLDPPPPPSHAVLKSLLGAWALAACSAEETQAVEDHLTECAPCAEEALRLRDAVGLLHPEENLDLKPLLRSRVLEDCLGKRPARIPVPVWASPYDTETARLDALLQDFGDSEWHTPVRLKWFEEERRRSQRTTVAGVIGHLMTVDGLIASALGLDDPLGPDAPKGGPTVRTEHFWGASPYPTTRQVRDPWREQGHTLVRTVSFAGRGVAELAVDYGGFALPLGDAFLERAFECWVHAWDIAEAVDYPYEPPSGPHLHGMIDLAARLLPGALAQRRRAGLAAPARGLVAAGAPGRTLHLEIEGAGGGGWDIALDSPGAKPSPERTVAEIALDGIEFCQLAAGHISPEEAAVGQHGDREAIRDVLFAAASLSRL
- a CDS encoding VOC family protein — encoded protein: MAKEFQVTYDCADPGAQAVFWAQALGYRVQPPPEGFPDWPTALTAWGVPPELHNSRSAITDPDGKGPRVFFQQVPEGKTSKNRLHLDVRAAPGLKGDARMAKLEEEATRLEALGAKRLYRIEANGMDEGIIVMADPEGNEFCLD
- a CDS encoding protein kilB; translated protein: MLGTLAGALAAGFLQHRAARTARAELRADSHRQDQLGAVTDFAAALDAHRSAMFHRERLTLADAGAEHRLEAQTRSHDTRTAITAPHIRLQVLVPELAGPAEQAAEATYALRKAADRAELDARRHAAKEASAAFVAAAATLLSPDHR